The proteins below come from a single Candidozyma auris chromosome 3, complete sequence genomic window:
- the PGA1 gene encoding Pga1p translates to MNFLYLLALVSMVTAFNLNDFLHRRDETTSKSSTFVYITVTTGGRVITTSSAYQQSFKTTYTDTTASVPAGSAGLGSKTGNVGAVKSYEQTTISNAGPGGWGSYAGIVGWAAIALGYLL, encoded by the coding sequence ATGAACTTCCTTTATCTTCTAGCTTTGGTTTCGATGGTTACAGCCTTCAACTTAAATGACTTCCTCCATAGACGTGACGAAACAACCTCCAAGTCGTCCACTTTCGTTTACATCACTGTTACCACGGGAGGACGCGTTATCACCACGTCTTCCGCATATCAGCAGTCGTTCAAAACAACTTATACTGATACCACGGCATCTGTGCCCGCTGGTAGTGCTGGGTTGGGCCTGAAAACGGGCAATGTCGGTGCAGTGAAGTCGTACGAGCAGACGACCATAAGCAACGCTGGCCCTGGAGGTTGGGGTTCATATGCTGGCATTGTCGGCTGGGCCGCCATTGCCCTTGGCTACTTGCTCTGA
- a CDS encoding bifunctional thymidylate/uridylate kinase, producing MRGNLILIEGLDRSGKSTQATILAEKLDAQLIKFPDRSTPIGQIINRYLVDRDFHLPDQAAHLLFSANRWELANSLVESLQAGKNIVMDRYIYSGIAYSLAKKGAEMDSHEWLYGPDRGLPKPDLTLFLTISLEELSSRKGYGEERYEQLEFQSKVKECFLKILDSSDPTIAIVDVDGLSIDEVTGKLWSEIHIRGLDQSSNNKITYFQ from the coding sequence ATGAGAGGCAATCTCATCCTTATCGAAGGTCTCGATAGATCGGGCAAATCCACCCAGGCAACCATACTAGCAGAAAAACTAGATGCTCAGTTGATCAAATTTCCCGATAGACTGACCCCCATCGGTCAGATCATCAATAGGTACCTAGTCGATCGAGATTTCCACCTTCCTGACCAAGCTGCTCATCTTCTATTTCTGGCTAACAGATGGGAACTTGCGAATCTGCTTGTGGAGCTGCTACAAGCTGGCAAAAACATTGTTATGGACAGATACATATACTCGGGAATAGCGTACTCGTTGGCGAAGAAGGGAGCTGAAATGGACAGTCATGAATGGCTTTATGGTCCCGATCGAGGGCTTCCAAAACCAGACTTGACACTTTTTCTTACAATCAGCTTGGAAGAGCTCAGTAGTCGTAAGGGCTACGGAGAGGAGCGATACGAACAACTTGAGTTTCAATCGAAAGTCAAGGAatgcttcttgaaaatatTGGATTCTTCGGATCCCACCATTGCCATCGTGGATGTCGATGGCCTTCTGATTGACGAGGTGACGGGAAAGCTATGGAGTGAAATCCACATCAGAGGTCTTGACCAGTCATCAAATAACAAAATCACCTACTTCCAGTAA
- the AVT4 gene encoding Avt4p, with the protein MTQPRAITGRRDSIAKLTRSSFNSKTNSPRSYSASNSYKRNASFLNQIGGTPSSLHSSENVIEDSSHSGRSNSPNIEERDGEDEPDLTSGIKDPKVLQTVAKHLNNSHEDGLAAEGADITRALYKLSNDSRPGLKRSKSDSSLEPGSRRGSTASHLRVPGGFRRHFILAKNKRTPSLITRNFVEFLSIYGHFAGEDLEDEEDLACHYEPYLPYGEDTPLLPSDVNPNGTASDTKAYFLLLKAFVGTGVLFLPKAFSSGGLLFSAVVLFLFGLLSFWCYYILVQSKVATKVSGFAEIGLKTYGVNLQRLILFSIIISQIGFVAAYIVFTAENLRAFLVNISSYQTRDLDIFWFILFQAVILTPLSMIRDITRLSLSALLANIFIFAGLVTILYYTIRQYFQNHLIPGEGIHFFFNKSESSLFIGVAIFAFEGIGLIIPIQESMIYPSHFPKVLLSVILTISSIFVFVGSIGYLTYGKKIHTVILLNIPQESPTVIMTQVLYACAILLSTPIQIFPAVRLIESKFFSPHKSGRYSARVKWQKNLLRCLFVLTTATIALYGGKNLDKFVSFVGCFACIPLVYMYPPMLHLKTCCQTDCEDCFTVKPDPDATKKRWLAHLDYFLILLGALAVVYTTYDILAH; encoded by the coding sequence ATGACCCAGCCTCGTGCAATCACGGGCCGAAGAGACTCCATAGCAAAACTCACGCGTTCACTGTTCAATTCCAAAACCAACTCTCCTCGTTCATATTCTGCTCTGAACCTGTACAAGAGAAatgcttccttcttgaatCAAATCGGAGGTACTCCAAGCTCATTGCATTCATCGGAAAATGTCATTGAGGACTCGAGCCACAGCGGACGTTCAAACAGTCCCAATATTGAGGAAAGGGATGGGGAAGACGAGCCTGATTTGACTCTGGGAATAAAGGACCCAAAAGTGTTGCAgacggttgcaaaacacCTAAACAATTCTCATGAGGACGGTCTCGCTGCTGAGGGTGCTGACATCACTAGAGCATTATACAAGTTGAGCAACGACTCGAGACCTGgattgaagagatcgaAATCAGATCTGCTGTTAGAACCAGGTTCAAGAAGAGGCTCCACTGCCTCGCACTTGAGGGTGCCTGGAGGTTTCCGAAGGCACTTTATTTTGGCCAAAAACAAGAGAACTCCAAGTTTAATCACAAGGaactttgttgaatttctAAGTATATATGGACACTTCGCCGGTGAGGATTTagaggacgaggaggaTTTGGCTTGTCACTACGAACCTTATTTACCTTACGGAGAAGACACCCCACTTCTTCCTTCTGACGTCAACCCAAATGGTACTGCCTCTGATACAAAAGCATACTTCCTCCTTTTGAAGGCGTTTGTTGGCACAGGTGTCCTCTTTTTACCCAAAGCATTCTCAAGTGGTGGGCTTTTGTTCTCCGCAGTGGtcttgtttctctttggccttctttccttttggTGCTACTATATTTTGGTTCAGTCCAAAGTGGCCACTAAAGTTTCTGGTTTCGCTGAAATTGGCTTGAAGACATACGGCGTCAATCTCCAACGGTTGATCCTATTCTCGATCATTATTTCTCAAATTGGGTTTGTGGCCGCTTACATCGTATTCACTGCTGAGAATTTGCGTGCTTTCTTGGTGAACATCTCATCTTACCAGACGAGGGACCTTGACATTTTCTGGTTTATCTTGTTTCAAGCGGTGATCTTGACACCGCTCTCCATGATTAGAGACATCACAaggctttctcttctggCCCTCTTGGCCAACATATTCATCTTTGCTGGCTTGGTGACTATCTTATACTACACCATTCGACAATACTTTCAAAATCACTTGATCCCTGGAGAAGGCAtccattttttctttaatAAGTCCGAGTCGTCTTTATTCATTGGAGTCGCCATTTTTGCATTTGAAGGTATTGGGCTCATCATACCCATTCAAGAGTCCATGATCTACCCTAGTCATTTTCCCAAAGTATTGTTATCGGTGATTTTAacgatttcatcaatttttgtctttgttgGTTCCATCGGTTATCTTACCTACGGTAAGAAGATCCACACCGTCATTTTACTTAACATTCCCCAGGAATCACCCACGGTTATCATGACACAAGTTCTTTATGCATGTGCCATCCTTTTATCGACGCCAATTCAAATCTTTCCCGCAGTACGTCTCATCGAACTGAAATTCTTTCTGCCCCACAAGTCCGGGAGATATTCGGCTAGAGTAAAGTGGCAGaaaaatcttcttcgttgTTTGTTCGTTCTCACAACTGCTACGATTGCATTGTACGGAGGCAAAAACCTAGACAAGTTTGTCTCCTTTGTTGGTTGTTTTGCTTGCATCCCATTGGTTTACATGTATCCGCCAATGCTTCATCTCAAGACCTGCTGTCAGACAGATTGCGAGGACTGCTTCACGGTAAAGCCTGATCCAGACGCTACCAAAAAGAGATGGCTAGCCCACTTAGACTACTTCCTTATTCTCCTTGGAGCACTCGCGGTTGTCTATACCACATACGATATCTTAGCTCATTAA
- the EIF4E gene encoding translation initiation factor eIF4E → MSEDLTKKTEELSLENEKTVLSSKEEFTAKHPLNSKWTLWYTKPMTNRSETWQDLLKPVITFSSVEEFWGIHNSIPTASQLPLKSDYHLFKEGIKPEWEDEANAKGGRWQYSFNNRRDALQVINDLWLRGLLAVIGETIEDDENEVNGIVLNVRKQAFRVGIWTRDCDESRLVTIGERFKRVLRLPDDQKVEFMSHDTFNAKGDPQISI, encoded by the coding sequence ATGTCGGAGGATTTGACCAAGAAGACCGAAGAATTGTCTCTCGAGAACGAAAAGACTGTCTTGAGCAGCAAGGAGGAATTCACCGCCAAGCATCCCTTAAACTCCAAATGGACCTTGTGGTACACAAAGCCCATGACCAACAGGTCCGAGACTTGGCaggatttgttgaagccagTGATCACTTTCAGTTCCGTCGAGGAATTCTGGGGCATTCACAATTCCATTCCAACCGCCTCGCAGTTGCCCTTGAAGTCCGACTACCACTTGTTCAAAGAAGGTATCAAGCCAGAGTGGGAAGATGAGGCCAACGCCAAAGGTGGCAGATGGCAATACTCTTTCAACAATAGACGCGACGCTCTTCAGGtcatcaacgacttgtGGTTGCGTGGTCTTTTGGCTGTCATTGGTGAGACCATCGAGGATGACGAGAACGAGGTGAATGGTATTGTCTTGAATGTTAGAAAACAGGCTTTCCGTGTGGGTATCTGGACCAGAGATTGTGATGAGTCGAGATTGGTCACCATCGGCGAGAGATTTAAGAGAGTTTTGAGATTGCCTGACGACCAGAAGGTAGAGTTTATGTCTCACGACACCTTCAACGCCAAGGGCGACCCCCAAATTTCCATTTAA